The Calothrix sp. PCC 7507 DNA segment GGAGAGGCTAAACCAGGAACTCCATTTGTGAATTTCAAAAAACCAGATCCAGGTTTCGAGCGGATTAATCCCTCATATAGAATCCGTCCTTCTGCTGTGGATAAATTCAGAAGTATTGGTCATTAATTTAATCTCAAACTAGTCGATCTGGGATTAGTGAAACCTGTTTGGATACTTATCCTAATCCCCGATCCGTCTTAAAAATTCAAAATAATTAGAGGATATTATGAGTCCACGTCAATCAGTACAGTTTGTGATTAAAACTTCTAAACATTGTAATTTGCGATGCCGCTATTGTTATGAGTATGCCGAGTTAGGTAATAAACAAGCGATAAGTTTAAAACAAATCGAACAAATGTTCCGAAATATTGCTAGCTATTATCAAAAATTAGATTTTCCTGTAGATATCGAGTTTATCTGGCATGGTGGCGAACCATTATTACAGCATCCAAATTTCTATTGGCAAGCCTTTGATCTCCAGCATCAAATTTTCGATCATGAGCGCGATCGCGTAACTAATGGAGTGCAAACAAATCTCACTTTATTAGATCGAGAAAGGTTAAGATTATTAGCCGAAGGCTTTGACCATGTGGGAGTATCTATCGATTTATTTGGGGGATTGCGAGTCTATCAAACCGGGATAGAATCTCAAGAGCGGGTGTTAGAAAATATGGATCGACTGACAGCAGCAGGGGTTGATTTTGGCTGCATTACTGTCCTGACTAAATGCAATATCGATCGCATTACCGAAATTTATGAATTTTATCGTTCGATGAATATATCCGTCAGGATTTTACCTCTATTCAAAGGTGCTTTTGATAACCAGCATGATGGCTTTGAAATTAGTGCATATGATACCTTGCGAGCTTACAAACAACTTGTCGATCTATGGTTAGACGACGAAGAGTTTGTATTCATTACCCCTATTCGTGAAGCAATTCAACAGGTGGTTTATCATTATAGTCCCAATTCCCCAACAACATTTTATGATAAGCGCGAGTGGGAATCTATTTATTTAGTAAATACAGATGGAGAGGTTTATAGTTACGCCGATGCTTACGATCACAATCGCAGTCATGGCAATCTTTTCACTACGCCTTTAGCTCAAGTTATAGATAATGAAAACCATTGGAAAATTGTCGCTGATGCGGAAAGACGTATCGAACAAACCTGTAGTGATTGTTCGTATTTTGGCAGTTGTAGTGGTTATCCAATGGCTGAAGGGAGTCGCGAATATTATCCTGTAGACGAACGGGGTGCGCTCCAATGTATCGTTGATCGTGGACTTTTAGAGTATATTGATCGACGCTTCCGTGAAATTGGAATTATCGATCCTCATACTCATACAATTAAACTGGATCGTCTCAATCTTTCTTCTTCTAGCAATTCAGCATTAACCTATGCTTAGTCACAATTTCATCTCAAAAGGAGAGATTTTCTTGACTAGCTCTCAATTTAACAGCGATTATACAAGTCAATTAATTGAAGACATTAATATTGTTCCGGAGCAAGGCATCACCATTAACTCGGAACAATTAAAAATCAACAATGGTACTGAATTACTATCGTTACAAATAGCAGATAAAGAGGAATATTTGCCAGCTTCTTTTATTCCCAAGCAAGAGTGGAAAATAGTCACTGCTGTAGAAAAAGAGCGATTAATACTTTTACTTGATCGCAGCGAAAAGTGGAATTTGGGTAAATATATTGGTGTGATCCAAATCCCTAATAATTTAATTGAGCCGTTGAGAGTAATTATCAATACACTTAATTTAAATAGCGATCGCCCAGAACACAATATTAGTAAAATATCCTTACATGCAGAATATCAACCACTCATCCAAAATATCTCCTCATATTTGCAAAAGTATTCTCTCACCCCTGATGGAATCCAATGTTTGGGAATTCATAGCCATTGCTCAGGTTTAATTACTAGTACCGTTGATGCGGTCAGATTTCTGCCGAAGCAACCCCGTGTTGGTCTACATTTAGATAGTTGGGAAAAAGCCCCACTCAAACGCAGACATTTATCTAAAAACCGGATCTGTATTAATATCGGCACAGAGACACGCTACTTTCTCTTGATCAATCTTTCTTTAATGAAGATGTTTGAAATGCTGGGCTTGTCTACAGCAATAGATGTTTCTCGGTACTATCGCGGTGTTGAATTACCCGATCAATTTATGACAACTTTTCCAGATTATCCAGTAGTTAAAATAGCTTTAGAACCCAATCAAGCTTATATTGCTCCAACAGAAAATATTATTCATGATGCATCAAGCTTAGAGAAGCAAGAACTTGATGTTACTCTCACCTTCCTTGGTAAATTTGGTATACTACCCCAGCAGATTGATTCTATGGGTTAATTGTTTTTGGATAGCTATCATTTGTGTGCGATAAACTAATTATTGAGGTGTTGGAGCATTACAGCTAAACGTTGTTTGCTGTGAAGAATTATGAGAATTACCTCCACAAACTTGTGCAACTAACTCGACTTCCCCACGGAATTGATTATCCAACCTTGTGTTTCCACTATTGTTTGTGGGGTTGGTTTTGTTGTTACTTCTTCCTTAATTTCCCATGTCTATTGCAGTATCCGGAGCGCAAGTACAAATACGGCTACCGGATCTGATGATCCTATCAGAGAAACTTGCAGCAATTTTGGGACAAACAAATCGGGGTACGATCGAGCTAGAAATGCCTCCACCAGAGTTGATTATTGAAGTCGCCTCCCCAGGAAAGACTAATGAAGAACGTGATTATCGCTTTAAACGCTCCGAATACGCGGCTAGGGCGGTTCCTGAATATTGGGTGATAAATCCTGAAGCACGTAATATCATCGTCTACAGGCTAATTGCTGGTTTTTATGAGGAGGAGGAATACACTGGAAATACACTCATTCAATCCCGATTTACAGCACTTAAGTTAACAACTGAACAAATCCTCAACCGTAAGCTTTAGAAGGAAATTTAGCTAAAATCGGATAATTTCCCGCTCCCAGTCTTCTGGTGTCGGTTCTATTTCCCACACCAAACCTTCGCCGGGTTGCAACACAACTTCCAGATATAATATGTTGACTGGAGTTGTGGCAATATCTTCGTTATTCTCAAAAGGTTGCAAGTCTTCAGTCAGCAGCCTCAGCTTCAAGCCAATAGGAATAGTAGCATCAGCAGATGTACTCCGCAATTCAAAACGCCAAATATGCTCTTCTCTATTACCACCAGGAAAAATACGTAGCTCATATGTATCCCCTGCTATAATTAATTGGCGAGACAACCCCAGAATAGATTCTGCACTCCTCATTCCAGAAGGCGCTAAAACAAATTCTCTTTGTCCCCACCCCATCTGTTGAGCAAAGTTTGATACACCAGCTTGCAGCCATGTTTGAATGGAATACTGTCCTGATATCCCTTGACGCAGTTCGTAAAGTCGTTTTCGCCAGCCACCGTGTGCTAACAATGCACCCCATAGAGAAAAAGGCACTGATAGGCCAGGAAATTTGACATCGGAATTACCCAAACGCGCTAATAAATTCTCGGC contains these protein-coding regions:
- a CDS encoding radical SAM protein codes for the protein MSPRQSVQFVIKTSKHCNLRCRYCYEYAELGNKQAISLKQIEQMFRNIASYYQKLDFPVDIEFIWHGGEPLLQHPNFYWQAFDLQHQIFDHERDRVTNGVQTNLTLLDRERLRLLAEGFDHVGVSIDLFGGLRVYQTGIESQERVLENMDRLTAAGVDFGCITVLTKCNIDRITEIYEFYRSMNISVRILPLFKGAFDNQHDGFEISAYDTLRAYKQLVDLWLDDEEFVFITPIREAIQQVVYHYSPNSPTTFYDKREWESIYLVNTDGEVYSYADAYDHNRSHGNLFTTPLAQVIDNENHWKIVADAERRIEQTCSDCSYFGSCSGYPMAEGSREYYPVDERGALQCIVDRGLLEYIDRRFREIGIIDPHTHTIKLDRLNLSSSSNSALTYA
- a CDS encoding Uma2 family endonuclease, translated to MSIAVSGAQVQIRLPDLMILSEKLAAILGQTNRGTIELEMPPPELIIEVASPGKTNEERDYRFKRSEYAARAVPEYWVINPEARNIIVYRLIAGFYEEEEYTGNTLIQSRFTALKLTTEQILNRKL